From Triticum urartu cultivar G1812 chromosome 2, Tu2.1, whole genome shotgun sequence, a single genomic window includes:
- the LOC125541023 gene encoding serine/threonine-protein phosphatase 6 regulatory ankyrin repeat subunit B-like isoform X1: MDGVSTEPRHPLLQAVLDGDLRLLKEMAGVVAADVGIRARALTVAVMEGRLDICRCLVEDHGVDVNQRTFTGDTPLAISATYGTPATTRYLLDRGADPTLAGALWPPLHAAASFGQCEIVELLLSTGIDVDHFDSVYGTALHVAATNGQDGSMNILLQHHADPNKVFRLDSTPLRLAMISESLECVNLLIKAGADVNKIDYTGVTYLMIAAGNGLSDILKCLLDAGANPDIDDGFGTTPIEIAALQARWDMVATLFPLTSPISRLPDWSIDGIISHVQSFGLKPRDIHLCEAKRAELKLQATEAFKRKEYIIAGDLYTCAMSFQPSPKGLANLLAHRSFCMLHAGIGKEALSDAARCTVLRPLWPKGYYRLGAAFMLLQDYGKAAQTFEAGLKLDPTNADMANALREAQETARNPPRTRGLECLHPFGMRRSWSD, from the exons ATGGATGGGGTTTCGACGGAGCCTCGCCACCCGCTCCTGCAGGCCGTTCTCGACGGCGACCTCCGCCTCCTCAAAG AGATGGCGGGCGTCGTGGCGGCGGACGTCGGCATCAGGGCGCGCGCGCTGACTGTGGCGGTCATGGAAGGGCGGCTGGACATCTGTAGGTGCCTCGTCGAGGACCACGGCGTCGATGTCAACCAGCGCACCTTCACAG GTGACACTCCTCTGGCCATTTCTGCGACTTATGGGACGCCTGCTACCACCAGATATCTTCTGGATCGTGGTGCTGATCCAACTTTAGCTGGTGCCCTGTGGCCACCTCTTCATGCTGCTGCAAGTTTTG GACAATGTGAGATAGTGGAATTGCTGCTTTCAACTGGAATTGATGTGGATCATTTCGATTCTGTGTATGGGACCGCATTGCATGTTGCCGCTACTAATGGTCAAGATGGCTCGATGAATATTTTGTTGCAGCATCATGCAGAT CCTAATAAGGTTTTCCGCCTTGATAGTACCCCGTTAAGGCTGGCCATGATTTCTGAATCGCTGGAATGTGTGAATCTACTCATTAAG GCTGGCGCTGATGTGAATAAAATTGACTATACTGGTGTTACTTACTTGATGATAGCAGCGGGCAATGGCTTATCTGATATCCTGAAATGCTTACTAGATGCTGGCGCTAACCCAGATATTGATGATGGG TTTGGTACAACTCCAATCGAAATTGCCGCCCTCCAAGCCAGATGGGATATGGTTGCGACGTTATTTCCTTTAACTTCTCCCATTTCAAGATTGCCGGATTGGAGTATTGATGGAATTATTTCTCATGTGCAATCTTTTGGTTTGAAGCCGAGG GATATACATCTATGTGAAGCGAAAAGAGCTGAACTAAAGTTGCAAGCTACAGAGGCTTTTAAGAGAAAGGAATATATCATAGCAGGAGACCTATATACTTGT GCAATGAGTTTTCAGCCTAGTCCAAAAGGTCTTGCAAACCTGCTAGCACATAGGAGTTTCTGTATGTTGCACGCGGGGATAGGAAAAGAGGCTCTCTCCGACGCTGCTAGGTGCACAGTGCTACGACCTCTTTGGCCCAAAGGTTACTATCGACTAGGAGCAGCCTTTATGTTGCTACAG GACTATGGAAAAGCAGCTCAGACGTTCGAAGCTGGCTTGAAACTGGACCCTACAAATGCGGATATGGCTAACGCTTTAAG GGAAGCCCAAGAGACGGCGAGGAATCCTCCTCGCACCAGGGGGCTGGAGTGCCTTCACCCATTTGGAATGAGACGTTCCTGGAGTGATTGA
- the LOC125541023 gene encoding serine/threonine-protein phosphatase 6 regulatory ankyrin repeat subunit B-like isoform X2, with the protein MDGVSTEPRHPLLQAVLDGDLRLLKEMAGVVAADVGIRARALTVAVMEGRLDICRCLVEDHGVDVNQRTFTGDTPLAISATYGTPATTRYLLDRGADPTLAGALWPPLHAAASFGQCEIVELLLSTGIDVDHFDSVYGTALHVAATNGQDGSMNILLQHHADPNKVFRLDSTPLRLAMISESLECVNLLIKAGADVNKIDYTGVTYLMIAAGNGLSDILKCLLDAGANPDIDDGFGTTPIEIAALQARWDMVATLFPLTSPISRLPDWSIDGIISHVQSFGLKPRDIHLCEAKRAELKLQATEAFKRKEYIIAGDLYTCAMSFQPSPKGLANLLAHRSFCMLHAGIGKEALSDAARCTVLRPLWPKGYYRLGAAFMLLQDYGKAAQTFEAGLKLDPTNADMANALR; encoded by the exons ATGGATGGGGTTTCGACGGAGCCTCGCCACCCGCTCCTGCAGGCCGTTCTCGACGGCGACCTCCGCCTCCTCAAAG AGATGGCGGGCGTCGTGGCGGCGGACGTCGGCATCAGGGCGCGCGCGCTGACTGTGGCGGTCATGGAAGGGCGGCTGGACATCTGTAGGTGCCTCGTCGAGGACCACGGCGTCGATGTCAACCAGCGCACCTTCACAG GTGACACTCCTCTGGCCATTTCTGCGACTTATGGGACGCCTGCTACCACCAGATATCTTCTGGATCGTGGTGCTGATCCAACTTTAGCTGGTGCCCTGTGGCCACCTCTTCATGCTGCTGCAAGTTTTG GACAATGTGAGATAGTGGAATTGCTGCTTTCAACTGGAATTGATGTGGATCATTTCGATTCTGTGTATGGGACCGCATTGCATGTTGCCGCTACTAATGGTCAAGATGGCTCGATGAATATTTTGTTGCAGCATCATGCAGAT CCTAATAAGGTTTTCCGCCTTGATAGTACCCCGTTAAGGCTGGCCATGATTTCTGAATCGCTGGAATGTGTGAATCTACTCATTAAG GCTGGCGCTGATGTGAATAAAATTGACTATACTGGTGTTACTTACTTGATGATAGCAGCGGGCAATGGCTTATCTGATATCCTGAAATGCTTACTAGATGCTGGCGCTAACCCAGATATTGATGATGGG TTTGGTACAACTCCAATCGAAATTGCCGCCCTCCAAGCCAGATGGGATATGGTTGCGACGTTATTTCCTTTAACTTCTCCCATTTCAAGATTGCCGGATTGGAGTATTGATGGAATTATTTCTCATGTGCAATCTTTTGGTTTGAAGCCGAGG GATATACATCTATGTGAAGCGAAAAGAGCTGAACTAAAGTTGCAAGCTACAGAGGCTTTTAAGAGAAAGGAATATATCATAGCAGGAGACCTATATACTTGT GCAATGAGTTTTCAGCCTAGTCCAAAAGGTCTTGCAAACCTGCTAGCACATAGGAGTTTCTGTATGTTGCACGCGGGGATAGGAAAAGAGGCTCTCTCCGACGCTGCTAGGTGCACAGTGCTACGACCTCTTTGGCCCAAAGGTTACTATCGACTAGGAGCAGCCTTTATGTTGCTACAG GACTATGGAAAAGCAGCTCAGACGTTCGAAGCTGGCTTGAAACTGGACCCTACAAATGCGGATATGGCTAACGCTTTAAGGTAA